The Anaerobaca lacustris DNA window ATAGGTGCGGGCGTGCGAGCCGGAATGGGCCTCTTCGCCGTGAATCCAGAGGATCTGGGCGCCGGTCTTCTCGATGATCTCCCGCTCCTTCTGGATCGAGGGGGCATAGACCCAATTCTCGGCGTAGAGAATCCTGCCCTTGCTCCTGGCCTCCGCCTTGAGCATGCGTTCGACGCTGGCCAGCGCGCTCTTCCTCGCGGCCGTCTTGGAGAAGGCCTCGCCGTTGAAATCCTCCGAGCCGTCGCCGAAGAAGCCGGTCAGCGGTTTCTCCACGATCACGAACTTGTCGCGCTGGAGCGCTGCAATCGCAACGGGCTCGTGCGCCGAGGCCGTCGTACAGCAATGGACGACATCCACGTCGTCCAGGAGGGCTTCAAGACTGCCATAGGCGGCGATGTCGCGCTGCTTGGCATAGGCTTCGCCTCCTTCGAGCGCGTAGACCCCCTTGACCTCGACGTTGGTACCATAGACTTTTCGGATCGCTTCGAAGTGAAACGAGGCCGAGAACCCGGCGCCGACGATGCCGGCGCGAACGGTCTTCTTGTTCATGCAACTCTCCTTTTCATGGGCGCCGTGTTCATTCGTGACCGATCGTCAGCGGTTGACAGACGCCGCGTACTCGGCAAACAACATCGCGATCCCGGCCTCCCTGGCATCGCCATCATGTACAACGACACGATAGCGCAGCGTCAAGGGCTGGCCCTTGGGGATCTCGGTATACTCGCCTTCGGGCCAGTACATGGGCGTGGGCGAGAAGAATCCATAGTCTCGTGTGAACCATCGGGATGGATACCAGCGATTGGTCGGGTCCTGGAAGATGGCCAGGCCTTCAGCGATCTCTTCGCGGGTGCCGCTGTAGTCGCACCAGGGCGAGGCAACGCCGAACGTGCCCTTCTCGCCGCTGTCGCCCTGGGCGTTAACCAGGATCCCGCCGGAATCGACGCTCAACTCCGGCACCATGCGGGCGGCAAAGAGCGAATGGTTCGTCCTGCCGATCCGAATATCGACCAGCGGATCGAGCGTGATCTCAAAATCGATGAACCGCAGGTCCGACCTCGGCGCCGAAACCGTGATGGTGCGACGGTCGCGGATGACTGGGTCCTGGCCGGGCCGGCGCCAGAGGCATTCATCCACGAACGTCACAGACAGCCCCTCGGCTACGGCAACCTTCGGGCCCTGCGAAACGATCTGGCCGCGCTCGTTCGCGTCCTGCCAGTAGTTGCCGCCGTTGACCTGATCGCATCCGAAGAACAGCGAGTGATGGTGCGGCCACGGCCACGAGGTCTCGGTCGTCACCGATTTGCCCGAGGTCGGGCCGTTGACCGGCCAGAAGTATGGGTACTTCTGCAGCGAGCCGTACTTGTAGCACGTGAAGCGCTTGCCGTCCACGTCCACGACGACGCGCATGCGGTCCGCTTCGAGCCGGGCGGTAACTTGCGGAGCCTTCGCTCCGTCAGCGGCCAGAGGCGCCGCCATGACGGCAAGCAAACACGCTGCCACCAGGACTCCGCGCGATCGATTCATAGCATTCTCCCGTCCCATTGCGTGACGATCCCATCGACTCATCAAAGAAGCCACGGACTGCGCTGCGTGCGAGCCATCATGCGGTTCGCCTCGTCATCGTTTGTAAACCGCTCGGTCGCCGGGTCCCATCGCAGCTTGCGCCCCAGACGCATCGCGATGTCCCCCAGCAGGCAGACCGCACACGAGCGGTGCGCCACCTCAACCGGAGCGATCGTCTCGGCCCGCGATCTGACGCACTCATAGAAATTGGCCTTGTGATGGTTGCTCACGTAGAGCTTCGTCTCCTCCGGTCCGATGGTCTCTTCCAGCAGCGATCTGGGGTTCGCATCGATGAACCCTCGCCGGACGTAGACCCAGCCGTCGCTGCCCTCGAAGACCACGCCCTGCTGGTTCTCCTCGTTGTCGGCGCAGATGACCTTGACCCCGTTGGCGTAGGTGTACTCGATGTGGAACCGGCCGTGCACGTCCCACAGGCCGTCTGCGGGGAACTCGGCCCGTCCTTCGATCTCGACCGGCCCGGTGTGCTCGGTTCCCATGCCCCACTGGGCGATGTCGTTGTGATGACTGCCCCATCCGGTTATCATGCCGGCGCTGTAGTCGCTGATGCGCAGCCAGCCCGGTCGGTCGCTGATCTTCTCGGGATGGACGCGCTTCTCGGTATACGGCGCCCACGGGGCCGGCCCGAGCCACATGTCGTAATCGAGCCACTCGGGCACGGGCATGACCGGCTGCGGCTCGCAACCGGGATCGATTCCAAAACCAACCTTGATCGTGTGCAGCTTGCCGACACGGCCGTTGCGGACCAGCTCGCACGCCTTGCGGAACCGGGTATCGGACCGCTGCTGACTTCCGATCTGGAAGATCCGTCCGCACCGCTGGACGGTATCGCTCACCACCCGCCCCTCCTCTAGCGTCAGAGACAGGGGCTTCTGCAGGAAGATGTCCTTGCCCGCCCGGGCCGCCTCGATCGTGGGGATGGCGTGCCAGTGGTCCGGCGTGGCGATCTGCACCGCGTCGATGTCGTCGCGGGCCAGCAGCTCGCGAAAGTCCGCGTAGGCGGCGCAGCCCTGCTGCTGATATCGCGCCTCGACGAGTGTCTTGGCATTCTCGACCCGGCGGGAATCCACATCGCAGACCGCCACGACCTGCACCCCGGCGATCCCGAGGGCCTCCCGCATATCGTCTGTGCCCATGCGTCCGACGCCGATGCAGCCGACCGCGATCCGCTCGCTCGGAGCGGAGGCGCCGAAGAGGCGGCGAGGGACGATCGTCGGCAGCGCCAGGCTGGCGCCCAGAATGGCCGAACCCCTGAGGAAGCCTCGCCTCGACAGACTCGGATGGCTGTGCGGGGCATGGTCTTGGGCGTGTTCGGGCATGTCATTCTTCATGATAAGCTCCTCGAAATGAGCCGGGCCGCATCGGTCAAAAGACGTCCGAGCTTACCATGAGGCAGCCCCCCTGTCAACGCCGCCTTGCAGGTCGTGCATCCTCGCACGTCGCCCCACGGCAAGGGAGTTTTTCCCCTGAATCTCCGTCGCCGTTTGTGGTATGATATCGGCGGTTCGGGCCATGCCGTGTCCCGCTCCGGTCAGTGAAGATGCCGCCTTTTTTGGAGAGTATGTCGATGAAGTCCACATGCAGCAGAAGAGAACTCCTGCAAATCGCATCGGTAGGAGCGGCCGCCTCGCTGGCGGGGGTCCCTGGTTTACAGGCCCGTACCGCTCAAGCCGCCGCCAAGAAGCCGAAATTCCATCTGGGCATGGCCTCATATACCCTTCGCAAGTTCGACCTGGACCAGGCCCTGAAGATGACCAGGCGGGTCGGCCTGACGCACATCGCGTTGAAGGACTTCCATCTGGCGATGGACAGCAGCCCCGAACAGATCCGGGAGGTCGCCGCGAAGGCCAAAGACGCGGGTCTTACGCTCTACGGCTGCGGCGTGGTCTACATGCGGAACGAGGCCCAGGTCCACCAGGCGTTCGACTATGCGAAGACCGCCGGCATGAAGACCATCATCGGCGTGCCCAACCACGACCTGCTGCCGCTCGTGAATCGAAAGGTCAGGGAATACGATATCAAGGTCGCCATCCACAATCACGGCCCCGGCGACAAGGTGTATCCGCTGCCCGCGACCGCCTATGAGAGGGTCAAAGACCTCGACAAACGAATCGGCCTGTGCAACGACATCGGCCACACCATGCGCTCGGGTGTGGACCCGTCGGAGTCGGCCCGCAAGTATGCCGACCGGCTTCTGGACGTTCACATCAAGGACGTCACGGCGGCCGAGGCCAAGGGAAGCACCTGCGAAATCGGTCGCGGCGTGATCGATGTCCCGAAATTCATCCGCACACTGGTCGAGATCGACTACGCCGGAATCGTCTCTTTCGAATACGAGAAGGACGAGAACGATCCGATGCCGGGTCTGGCCGAGTCGGTGGGTTACGTTCGCGGAGTCATGGCCTCGATCTGACGACGCTGGCAGTCCGATTCCACGGACACGACCTCGGACGCGATGGGATCACAGGAGGTGACCCTTCATGCCATACAACATACGGATCGTCAGCACGTATCCGCCGCGTCGATGCGGAATCGGCACCTTCTCGCGCGATCTGGCGACGGCGCTGGCGCATTTCACGGCCGAGGTCGGCCACATCCGCATCGCCGCCATCGACAACGGACATGGGCCTTACGACATCCCCGTCGATCTGGTCATCGACCAGTACCGACCCAAGTCCTGGCACGATACGATCGTTCACATCTGCACGCGAGCGGCCGAGGCCCGCAACCCGACCGTGGTGATCCTGCAACATGAATTCGGACTCGACCCCGACGCCAAGGGAAACGATGCGCAGGGCGCCAACTTCGTCGAGATGGCCAAGGCCTTTCGTGATCGGGGACTGGACACGCTGGTGTATCTCCATACCGTCCTCGACGAGCCGGACGCCCACCAGAGGCGGATCATCCAGGACCTGGCCAAATACAGCGACGGCCTGATCGTCACCACCGAAAGCGCGATCCAGATTCTCGAGTCCACGACCTATGGGATCGCCCACGAGAAGCTCAAGCACATCGATCACGGCATTCGCATGCAGAACCCCTCCCAGTTCAACCGCCTGTCGATCAAGCAGGAATATGGACTGGAGGACCGCTTTCTGATCACCACATTGGGGCTACTCTCCCCGGACAAGGGCGTGCAGTACGGAATCCGCGCCTATGGCCGCTTCCTCCACG harbors:
- a CDS encoding PmoA family protein, which gives rise to MNRSRGVLVAACLLAVMAAPLAADGAKAPQVTARLEADRMRVVVDVDGKRFTCYKYGSLQKYPYFWPVNGPTSGKSVTTETSWPWPHHHSLFFGCDQVNGGNYWQDANERGQIVSQGPKVAVAEGLSVTFVDECLWRRPGQDPVIRDRRTITVSAPRSDLRFIDFEITLDPLVDIRIGRTNHSLFAARMVPELSVDSGGILVNAQGDSGEKGTFGVASPWCDYSGTREEIAEGLAIFQDPTNRWYPSRWFTRDYGFFSPTPMYWPEGEYTEIPKGQPLTLRYRVVVHDGDAREAGIAMLFAEYAASVNR
- a CDS encoding Gfo/Idh/MocA family protein, yielding MKNDMPEHAQDHAPHSHPSLSRRGFLRGSAILGASLALPTIVPRRLFGASAPSERIAVGCIGVGRMGTDDMREALGIAGVQVVAVCDVDSRRVENAKTLVEARYQQQGCAAYADFRELLARDDIDAVQIATPDHWHAIPTIEAARAGKDIFLQKPLSLTLEEGRVVSDTVQRCGRIFQIGSQQRSDTRFRKACELVRNGRVGKLHTIKVGFGIDPGCEPQPVMPVPEWLDYDMWLGPAPWAPYTEKRVHPEKISDRPGWLRISDYSAGMITGWGSHHNDIAQWGMGTEHTGPVEIEGRAEFPADGLWDVHGRFHIEYTYANGVKVICADNEENQQGVVFEGSDGWVYVRRGFIDANPRSLLEETIGPEETKLYVSNHHKANFYECVRSRAETIAPVEVAHRSCAVCLLGDIAMRLGRKLRWDPATERFTNDDEANRMMARTQRSPWLL
- a CDS encoding sugar phosphate isomerase/epimerase family protein — translated: MKSTCSRRELLQIASVGAAASLAGVPGLQARTAQAAAKKPKFHLGMASYTLRKFDLDQALKMTRRVGLTHIALKDFHLAMDSSPEQIREVAAKAKDAGLTLYGCGVVYMRNEAQVHQAFDYAKTAGMKTIIGVPNHDLLPLVNRKVREYDIKVAIHNHGPGDKVYPLPATAYERVKDLDKRIGLCNDIGHTMRSGVDPSESARKYADRLLDVHIKDVTAAEAKGSTCEIGRGVIDVPKFIRTLVEIDYAGIVSFEYEKDENDPMPGLAESVGYVRGVMASI